The proteins below are encoded in one region of Arthrobacter sp. CJ23:
- a CDS encoding ABC transporter substrate-binding protein, whose product MLSVRSGAPDAFLLENVGSVHMVCGPALANADALAKGEGATGMYTMTGIAPNSQYTLTRRKEFVWGPGTWDPKQAGIPATVIFKVLPNETTATNLLLSGELNAAQVVGPDSGRLRAKKLFSHDVQAGLGQIHFNKNPKKLLSDEALRIALTQGLNLEELRAVLSSGTGTAPSNLVNLAPNPCNADVAAASIPAFDVKAAADALDSADWKPGSDGIRQKNGAKLSLSVIYPSYISDSFGSTSELLQSMWKKIGVEATPRGVDANGVSETLFGTGDWDVSLISLGVGLPSQIVPFFSGKTPPNGSNFGYTDNADYIAAASSAATKPGKEGCEDWSDAEAALIGAADVIPFANSVVSVFGSKAKFTQSDSLEPASIRLFK is encoded by the coding sequence GTGCTGAGTGTGAGGAGCGGCGCGCCCGACGCGTTCCTGCTCGAAAACGTTGGCAGCGTGCACATGGTGTGCGGGCCGGCGCTTGCCAACGCGGATGCGCTCGCCAAGGGGGAAGGCGCGACCGGCATGTACACGATGACCGGGATCGCCCCGAACTCGCAGTACACACTGACCCGGCGCAAAGAGTTCGTTTGGGGGCCCGGCACCTGGGACCCGAAGCAGGCCGGCATCCCCGCCACGGTCATCTTCAAGGTCCTGCCCAACGAGACCACCGCGACAAATCTGCTGCTTTCCGGCGAGCTGAACGCCGCACAGGTTGTGGGGCCCGATTCCGGGCGGCTGCGCGCCAAGAAGCTCTTCTCCCATGATGTTCAGGCTGGTTTGGGACAGATTCACTTCAACAAGAACCCAAAGAAGCTGCTTTCTGATGAGGCACTTCGCATTGCCCTCACCCAGGGCCTGAACCTCGAAGAGCTGCGCGCGGTTCTCTCAAGCGGCACAGGCACCGCGCCGAGCAATCTCGTCAACCTGGCGCCGAACCCCTGCAATGCCGACGTGGCGGCGGCCAGCATCCCGGCCTTCGATGTGAAGGCCGCAGCCGACGCGCTCGATTCCGCCGACTGGAAGCCCGGATCGGACGGTATACGCCAGAAGAACGGAGCGAAGCTCTCACTGAGCGTCATCTACCCCTCGTATATTTCCGACTCTTTCGGCTCGACCTCAGAGCTGCTGCAGTCGATGTGGAAAAAGATCGGCGTTGAGGCGACCCCCAGGGGTGTCGATGCCAACGGCGTGAGCGAGACGCTCTTCGGTACCGGCGACTGGGACGTTTCACTCATCTCACTGGGCGTTGGCCTGCCCAGCCAGATCGTGCCGTTCTTCTCCGGCAAAACCCCGCCGAACGGCTCAAACTTCGGCTACACCGATAACGCGGACTACATCGCCGCCGCGAGCTCTGCCGCGACGAAACCGGGCAAAGAAGGTTGTGAGGACTGGTCGGACGCCGAGGCGGCACTGATCGGCGCCGCAGACGTCATCCCGTTCGCGAACTCGGTTGTGTCTGTGTTCGGCAGCAAGGCGAAGTTCACTCAGAGCGACAGTCTCGAGCCCGCGTCAATTCGTCTGTTCAAGTAA